Proteins encoded together in one Triticum dicoccoides isolate Atlit2015 ecotype Zavitan chromosome 7B, WEW_v2.0, whole genome shotgun sequence window:
- the LOC119341473 gene encoding ubiquitin carboxyl-terminal hydrolase 16-like, protein MVEEKRERAEEASESPQKSPRLDPLAASVAGPGCSDAPTSPTESSDEWPSSGESEAGTSSDSTGDGGRCEHIRLDRELLDMHVYYLTEQRAVLRTCHLSKCKTTCKGNEGMMKCIDCSRFFCSGWPVNRESPQEHALWHAGENTHWVAQWCDEPNLGYCFLCARGMRLSDRSEDDYAVSARNKKDQQGLGDSIAKDGRGSVSGIAKDGCETGGKNPQNPENTQKYPHLDLPASKAPVLLSESPSTGEAEETSDCTYDIGSCEHLFKDREELDDMVHDIKTAEKPPECEHFLCTTTCTWRGAAARFMVCTECTSTFCTGEKGGMENPQGHARLHATRDYHWVALWYDEPYKGYCFECGHVLKLGQDKLSDDEWAALARNKRVERPMSASNGWDVWGTVPKSYAKDLWAIVTGNDASGYANGNGCVIRGLPNLGNTCYMNALLQCLLALSELRTTILGPGARLGSIGLLLKQLFVETSSTNDARRALDPEMLLESMRMFNPQFKGSYMQDSQEFLTSLRTALEEETKDLNKLHGGAEFRPIGNSIFGGWLRQTLYCISCQTKSVLDLQFDELQLALPSKDCPARSVTLPPMTRSGGSPMKTRKELFQQTDKTDGEKIQTIAEGCDSQFPGSEFGDEAMEKIPKPSQVDSTKVEDVAHGRLQTQKNDVPREIIEVPIKALDFIPNLFDDTEGMDESIVDPHSPKDTGPPPLVDIEAKENTYSVEPTTEDKGRAQSSDITDDEAVHMNSVASLEDCLTLLCYCPMRWKCDNCSKVPELPRTNGSENGQPMIASTNVNPTVEGDQTELSDRKTCPSERSNDLNSLSVECTSTSRQPHGSDAHHQVILSENRVHEEITSGMSYDEKNSASCCTTNRKPESQEDVQEAAPSSYPTHKQTDLLSTQDSQDNSDQNQGSGKQVKLDDHSAQQAEENQSEQKHGTGGFQIQLVTKLPPVLTIQLKRFTNALSKTRGHVSFKEILHVEPFMDPSSEDKGNSSYRQVGVIEHHGHTLNVGHYAAYVRAGRKEQSSGSSSWVCATDRVIKEVPLKEVLGCEAYMLFYERMDGRGISGSLPTN, encoded by the exons ATGGTAGAGGAGAAGAGGGAGAGGGCGGAGGAGGCGTCCGAGAGCCCGCAGAAATCTCCGCGCCTGGACCCGCTGGCTGCGTCCGTGGCAGGTCCTGGATGCAGCGACGCGCCTACGTCTCCGACGGAGTCGAGCGACGAGTGGCCATCGTCGGGGGAATCGGAGGCGGGGACAAGCAGCGACAGTACCGGCGATGGCGGGCGGTGCGAGCACATACGCTTGGACCGCGAACTCCTGGATATGCACGTGTATTATCTCACGGAGCAGCGAGCGGTGCTCCGGACGTGCCATCTTAGTAAGTGCAAGACGACCTGTAAGGGCAACGAAGGGATGATGAAGTGCATAGACTGCTCTAGATTCTTCTGCTCTGGGTGGCCGGTGAACAGGGAAAGTCCGCAGGAACATGCCCTCTGGCACGCCGGCGAGAACACTCATTGGGTTGCTCAGTGGTGCGATGAACCGAATTTGGGATACTGCTTCTTGTGTGCGCGCGGTATGAGGCTCAGTGACCGGAGCGAAGATGACTATGCAGTGTCGGCCAGAAACAAAAAGGATCAGCAAGGACTGGGGGATAGCATTGCAAAGGATGGCAGGGGATCGGTGTCTGGCATTGCAAAGGATGGGTGCGAGACGGGGGGCAAGAACCCGCAGAACCCTGAGAACACGCAGAAATACCCGCACCTGGACCTGCCTGCGTCCAAGGCACCTGTGTTGTTGAGCGAGTCGCCATCGACGGGGGAAGCGGAGGAGACCAGCGACTGCACATACGACATCGGGTCGTGCGAGCACTTGTTCAAGGACAGGGAGGAGCTGGATGATATGGTGCATGACATCAAGACCGCCGAGAAGCCCCCAGAGTGTGAGCATTTCCTGTGCACGACCACCTGCACCTGGAGGGGAGCTGCTGCTAGGTTCATGGTGTGCACGGAGTGCACCTCTACTTTCTGCACCGGGGAGAAGGGGGGCATGGAAAATCCGCAGGGACACGCCCGCTTGCACGCCACCAGGGACTACCATTGGGTTGCTCTGTGGTATGATGAACCGTATAAGGGCTACTGCTTCGAGTGTGGGCACGTTCTGAAGCTCGGTCAGGACAAGCTGAGCGATGATGAGTGGGCAGCTCTGGCCAGAAATAAAAGGGTTGAGCGGCCAATGTCGGCCAGTAATGGATGGGATGTGTGGGGAACGGTGCCCAAGAGTTATGCAAAGGATTTGTGGGCAATAGTGACCGGCAATGATGCGTCTGGGTATGCTAATGGGAATGGCTGTGTTATCAGAGGGTTGCCGAATCTTGGAAACACATGCTACATGAATGCACTGCTTCAGTGCCTCCTTGCGCTCAGTGAGCTGAGGACAACGATTTTAGGACCGGGTGCTCGGCTGGGGAGCATTGGTCTGCTCCTGAAGCAATTATTTGTGGAGACAAGCAGCACAAATGATGCCAGGCGCGCGCTGGATCCAGAGATGCTATTGGAAAGTATGCGGATGTTTAATCCACAGTTCAAGGGCTCTTATATGCAGGACAGCCAAGAGTTTCTTACATCTTTGCGCACTGCTTTGGAGGAGGAGACGAAGGACCTAAACAAACTTCATGGGGGTGCAGAGTTTCGTCCAATTGGCAATTCCATTTTCGGGGGCTGGCTGCGTCAGACCTTATACTGCATAAGTTGCCAAACTAAATCAGTTTTGGATCTGCAATTCGATGAACTCCAACTGGCACTGCCATCAAAGGATTGTCCAGCCAGGAGTGTTACGTTACCACCAATGACCAGAAGCGGTGGATCTCCGATGAAGACTCGTAAGGAACTATTCCAACAAACCGACAAGACTGATGGAGAAAAGATTCAAACAATTGCTGAAGGCTGTGATTCTCAGTTTCCTGGTTCAGAATTTGGAGATGAGGCCATGGAGAAAATACCCAAGCCTTCACAAGTTG ATTCTACTAAAGTGGAGGATGTTGCACACGGTCGTTTGCAGACTCAGAAGAATGATGTCCCACGAGAGATCATTGAAGTGCCAATAAAAGCTCTTGATTTCATTCCTAACCTGTTTGATGACACTGAAGGAATGGATGAATCAATAGTAGATCCTCACAGTCCAAAAGATACTGGTCCACCTCCACTTGTTGATATAGAAGCCAAGGAGAACACTTACTCAGTAGAACCTACTACAGAAGACAAGGGGAGAGCTCAGAGCAGTGATATTACTGATGATGAGGCAGTACATATGAACTCTGTTGCATCGCTCGAGGACTGCTTGACACTTCTTTGCTATTGTCCGATGAGATGGAAATGTGATAACTGTTCCAAGGTTCCTGAGCTGCCGAGAACAAATGGAAGTGAAAATGGTCAACCGATGATAGCAAGTACCAATGTAAATCCAACAGTTGAAGGAGACCAGACTGAACTATCAGACAGGAAAACATGCCCAAGTGAGCGATCTAATGATTTGAATAGCTTGTCGGTAGAATGTACTTCTACAAGTAGACAACCACATGGTTCAGATGCACATCATCAAGTTATTCTTTCTGAGAACAGAGTTCATGAAGAAATCACTTCAGGGATGAGCTATGATGAAAAGAACTCGGCCTCTTGCTGCACTACCAATAGAAAACCTGAAAGTCAGGAAGATGTTCAGGAAGCTGCACCTAGTTCCTATCCAACTCATAAACAGACTGACCTGTTGAGTACCCAGGATAGTCAGGATAACAGCGACCAAAATCAAGGCAGTGGGAAGCAGGTAAAGCTGGATGATCATAGCGCACAACAAGCGGAAGAAAACCAAAGTGAGCAGAAACATGGGACTGGTGGTTTTCAAATACAATTGGTTACTAAGCTGCCACCTGTACTAACCATTCAACTGAAGAGATTCACCAATGCTCTTTCTAAAACGAGAGGACATGTGAGCTTTAAGGAGATTCTTCATGTAGAACCGTTCATGGACCCCAG TTCCGAGGACAAAGGTAACTCCAGCTATCGCCAAGTCGGTGTCATTGAGCACCATGGCCACACCTTGAATGTAGGGCACTATGCTGCTTATGTGAGGGCAGGTCGCAAGGAGCAGAGCAGTGGTTCTTCCTCATGGGTTTGCGCAACCGATCGCGTCATCAAGGAAGTCCCTCTAAAAGAAGTTCTCGGGTGCGAGGCGTACATGCTTTTCTATGAGAGGATGGATGGCCGAGGCATATCTGGGAGCCTACCCACCAACTAA